One Halichondria panicea chromosome 6, odHalPani1.1, whole genome shotgun sequence genomic window carries:
- the LOC135336762 gene encoding uncharacterized protein LOC135336762, which yields MLSRNILNWLVLLILATVTRSEHYHIVPADSTDLCYDYRNRTCFTLKQLVQTDLLSGGDNLILSFLPGYHVLTEQLLICNFSHVTIIGQSTTVVEFHSNCVIRFVSIIKLIIECLSFIGANVGPQNNCLSIDYINDVYIKDSYFSDIKLFNQVETCVVKIANTQTAKIESTLFTNNTGRALHIDADNVYITNSKFTRNDGGAVEIESNNALIDNTKFSYNNAVSGGAVKVVSGAAVIAWCNFTNNKVGGAISVYSSSVFISNSELTNNSAINYGGAISVYPDSNVSISDSELTNNRADSGGAIRVSSGSVSISNSELTNNKADGGGAIRISSGSVSISNSELSSNRAIAGGAISVYTGSVSILDSELTKNSANYYGGAISVYSGKVSISNSELTKNSAKIGGVISIQKSSMSILDSMLTNNSANLSGAIDISLDSSSIIYNTIITNNIRGSLNILQSNVTFTGMNIIVSNNGPIYAFNSRVEFNGPTTLINNRGVFGGAINAVQSEIYINTEGVIITNNTATSGGGIFLRESTLFVNEPIKIYHNTAHQDGGGIYGYSSRVEFKSSLVNDYPRPPNTRSDIEDNIAENGGGIYAVATTIKLTRSHVNIDSNTATASGGGVYLQQSSKLYILKKDYNNMKAKNTLFVMLMINNNLAQYGGGIFVADDTQRSACGGGVTDDTRIIFAECFFQTIKLGKFNNANYFNTFMTNNTATQSGADIYGGLLDRCTVNPNAEYNIFSNGSDYINNIIKSSTELSISSRPVQVMFCNKDYSNIITQKGHIFKISVVAVDQVGNPMNAKIRSSVITESGVSRLKEGQAELKVGNQCTELEYNVFSQDSSAQVELYADGPCTNLGISRLFINMSFQPCICPIGLKPIQSNTECKCDCDPVLQRGYQITNCSEKNGTIKLENNNNIWIQFINTTNGTGYVISNCTFDYCVEKPVNIDLSNPNEQCAYNRSGVLCGECESGLSLVLATSNCKKCSNIYLLLLIPFALAGILLVALILVLNITIATGNIHGLIFYANIVAANRAIFFPSINNFLIVFVSWVNLDLGIDTCFYDGMNSQAKVLLQLVFPAYLFLLMFFIIILSKYFDSFAKLLSNRNPVAALGTLVLLSFSKFLRFIVAALQNRVLHYPDGSTKTVWLFDGNVQYFTPSHIPQFVAAAIILIAGGLFTVLLFFGQWFPRCSKIMIWTKNTYYNGFMDTYHAPFTPKHRYWVGLLLFALIAHNFVTAMAPNTSLPVLSSGCIAFGLISLTNRVHKKKLSDYLETLFLLNLGILSYGTSYIVETHQQQEILTNVSMSIAFILFVTIISYHFHHFIIKKTKTWLKIKEVVKNWTTGTAYKKNREPNNAMAIMHQFAANEIDDDDNERLLAEQIDIVDPQPYTDGAMEEADPDRYMTPPIIRPATRPDQLREPALDVLAPLTTEDYRPAPPPPRVKHHPVVTHTEIGRIRNEV from the coding sequence ATGCTGTCTAGAAATATTCTCAACTGGTTAGTGCTACTGAtcctagctactgttaccaggagtgagcactatcacattgtgccagcGGATTCAACCGACTTGTGTTATGACTATCGAAATAGAACTTGTTTCACTCTCaagcagcttgttcaaacagacctgttatctggtggagacaatctcaTCTTAAGCTTTCTACCAGGATATCATGTGCTAACTGAGCAGTTATTGATTTGTAACTTCTCACATGTGACAATCATCGGCCAGAGCACAACTGTAGTTGAATTCCATAGCAACTGTGTGATACGTTTTGTTAGTATTATCAAATTGATTATTGAATGCTTGAGTTTCATTGGAGCGAATGTTGGACCACAAAATAACTGTTTGAGCATTGACTATATCAATGATGTGTACATCAAAGACAGCTACTTTTCAGACATTAAATTATTCAATCAGGTGGAAACCTGTGTTGTTAAGATTGCTAATACTCAAACTGCAAAAATTGAGAGCACTCTCTTTACAAACAACACTGGTCGGGCACTGCACATTGACGCTGATAATGTGTACATAACAAATAGCAAGTTCACTAGGAATGATGGAGGTGCAGTTGAAATTGAATCAAACAATGCATTGATCGACAACACAAAGTTCAGCTACAACAATGCTGTGAGCGGAGGAGCAGTAAAAGTGGTATCTGGTGCTGCAGTGATTGCTTGGTGTAACTTCACAAATAATAAGGTTGGTGGAGCGATAAGTGTTTACTCAAGCAGTGTGTTCATATCCAatagtgagctgacaaacaacagtgctattaactatggtggagcgattagtgttTACCCAGACAGTAATGTGTCCATTTCcgacagtgagctgacaaataaCAGAGCTGACTCTGGTGGAGCGATTCGTGTTTCTtcaggtagtgtgtccatttccaacagtgagctgacaaataaCAAAGCTGACGGTGGTGGAGCGATTCGTATTTCCTCtggtagtgtgtccatctccaacagtgagctttCAAGCAACAGAGCTATCgctggtggagcgattagtgttTACACAGGTAGTGTGTCAATCTTAGACAGTGAACTGACAAAAAACAGTGCTAATTattatggtggagcgattagtgttTACTCAGGTAaagtgtccatctccaacagtgaacTAACAAAAAACAGTGCGAAAATTGGTGGAGTGATTAGTATTCAAAAAAGCAGTATGTCCATCTTAGACAGTatgctgacaaacaacagtgctaatCTAAGTGGAGCGATCGATATTTCATTAGATTCCAGCTCGATTATCtacaacactataattactaATAACATACGAGGCAGTTTGAACATTTTGCAGTCAAACGTAACTTTCACTGGAATGAATATTATTGTAAGCAACAATGGCCCCATTTATGCTTTCAATAGTCGAGTCGAGTTTAATGGACCTACAACTCTCATTAATAATCGTGGTGTGTTTGGTGGGGCCATCAATGCTGTTCAGAGTGAAATATACATTAACACAGAAGGAGTAATCATCACCAACAACACAGCCACCTCTGGAGGAGGgatatttctgagagagagtACACTCTTCGTAAATGAGCCAATAAAGATCTAtcacaacacagcacaccaGGATGGTGGAGGGATTTATGGTTATTCTAGCAGAGTGGAGTTTAAATCATCACTGGTAAATGATTATCCACGTCCTCCAAATACACGGAGTGATATCGAGGACAACATTGCTGAGAATGGTGGAGGTATTTATGCAGTAGCTACAACCATTAAACTAACTCGATCACATGTCAACATCGACTCAAACACAGCAACCGCTAGTGGAGGTGGAGTATATCTACAGCAAAGTTCGAAACTGTACATATTAAAAAAAGACTATAATAACATGAAGGCAAAAAATACGTTATTTGTCATGTTAATGATTAACAACAACTTGGCTCAGTACGGAGGGGGGATCTTTGTGGCAGATGACACACAGAGGAGTGCGTGTGGAGGAGGAGTCACAGATGACACTCGTATCATTTTTGCTGAATGCTTTTTTCAAACAATTAAATTGGGTAAATTTAACAACGCAAACTATTTCAACACATTCATgactaacaacacagctactCAATCAGGAGCAGACATCTACGGAGGCCTACtggacaggtgtacagtaaATCCAAATGCTGAATATAACATTTTTTCAAATGGATCTGACTACATAAATAACATCATAAAAAGCTCCACCGAATTGTCAATATCCTCTAGACCTGTTCAAGTAATGTTTTGCAATAAGGACTACAGTAATATTATTACACAAAAGGGACACATATTTAAAATCAGTGTTGTGGCTGTTGACCAAGTTGGAAATCCAATGAATGCCAAAATTCGAAGCTCTGTTATCACCGAGAGTGGAGTTAGtcgtctcaaagaaggacaaGCAGAACTAAaagttggcaatcagtgcacagaattagagtacaatgtattctcacaagacagctctgctcaagtggaGCTCTATGCTGATGGTCCATGCACcaatttgggaatttcaagaCTGTTTATTAATATGTCATTTCAACCCTGTATATGTCCTATTGGACTCAAACCAATTCAGTCCAATACTGAGTgtaagtgtgactgtgatccagttTTGCAACGAGGGTATCAGATAACGAACTGTTCTGAGAAAAATGGGACCATAAAGCTGGAaaataataacaacatatgGATACAATTCATAAATACCACCAACGGAACAGGGTATGTTATTagtaactgtacatttgactaTTGCGTAGAAAAACCAGTCAACATCGATCTAAGCAACCCCAACGAACAGTGTGCCTAtaatcgaagtggtgtcttgtgtggagaatgtgaatcAGGACTCAGTCTTGTCTTGGCTACATCaaactgtaaaaaatgttCTAATATTTACCTTCTTCTACTAATACCATTTGCGCTGGCTGGCATATTGCTAGTTGCTTTAATTCTCgtgctcaacatcactatagcaaccgGAAACATTCATGGCCTCATATTTTACGCCAACATAGTAGCTGCTAATAGAGCAATTTTCTTTCCTAGTATAAACAACTTTTTAATAGTTTTCGTATCATGGGTTAATCTTGACCTGGGAATTGACACATGCTTTTACgatggaatgaactctcaagcaAAAGTACTTCTTCAACTTGTCTTTCCCGCTTACTTGTTTCTTTTAATGTTTTTTATTATCATTTTAAGCAAATACTTTGACTCttttgcaaagctcctctccaacaggaatccagttgctgccctaggcacactcgtcCTACTGTCTTTCTCCAAATTCTTACGGTTTATTGTTGCTGCACTACAAAACAGGGTCTTGCATTATCCTGATGGCTCAACCAAGACTGTTTGGTTGTTTGATGGCAATGTGCAATACTTCACTCCCAGTCACATCCCTCAGTTTGTTGCTGCAGCCATAATCCTCATTGCCGGtggattgttcactgtactgctcttttttggacaatggtttccaCGCTGTTCTAAGATTATGATATGGACCAAAAACACATACTACAATGGTTTCATGGACacataccatgctccattcactcccaagcatcgctactgggtgggactgctcctcttTGCTCTGATTGCTCATAATTTTGTCACTGCCATGGCTCCAAATACGTCTCTTCCTGTGCTATCATCTGGCTGTATTGCATTTGGACTCATATCATTGACCAACCGAGTGCACAAAAAGAAACTTAGTGACTATCTAGAAACATTGTTTCTGCTTAATCTCGGCATTCTATCTTATGGCACTTCCTATATTGTTGAAACACACCAACAGCAAGAAATACTGACCAATGTTTCAATGTCCATAGCTTTCATTCTCTTTGTGACAATCATCAGTTACCATTTCCACCACTTTATAATAAAGAAGACCAAAACATGGCTCAAGATCAAGGAAGTCGTTAAGAACTGGACAACTGGTACTGCATACAAAAAGAATCGAGAACCTAACAATGCCATGGCAATTATGCATCAGTTTGCAGCAAATGAAATCGATGACGATGACAATGAACGACTTTTAGCTGAGCAAATTGACATTGTGGACCCACAACCTTACACTGATGGAGCCatggaagaagctgaccctgatcgTTACATGACCcctcccatcatcagaccagccacgagGCCAGACCAGCTGAGAGAGCCTGCCCTGGACGTActagcccccctcaccacagaggactacagaccagcccctccccctccaagaGTCAAACATCATCCTGTTGTTACACATACAGAAATCGGCCGTATACGCAATGAAGTGTGA